The genomic interval GGTGAACTGACGGCTGAACAGCTGCGTTCAATAGAAGATGAAGAAATTATTCGTCTTGTTGAGAAGCAGAAAGAAGTAGGTTTACAAGCAGTGACAGATGGGGAATTAAGACGGGCATGGTGGCATTTCGATTTCCTTGGCGGCCTGATTGGAGCAGAATTTTATGAAACGGAAAATGGGCTTAAATTTCACGGGGTAGAAACGAGAGCACATGGAGTAAGAGTGACTGGAAAACTTGATTTTGGTAAGCACCCATTTGTAGAGGATTACAAATTCCTACATTCCATTGCTGGTGATCATGTGGCAAAATTTACGATCCCGAGTCCAAATATGTTAATTGCTAGAGCACAGGTTGATAAGCAGGTATATCCAAATCAAGAAGAATTAGTGGATGATTTGATTTGTGCCTACCAAAAAGCGATTAAAGCATTTTATGATGAAGGTTGCCGTTACTTACAATTAGACGATACATCGTGGGCATCTTTATTCTCTGAAGAAAGCAGACAAAAACTAAAAGAAAATGGACAAGATCCTAAAGAATTGGTACAGCTCTATGCGAAAGTGATTAATGATTCGATCGCGGACAAGCCTGAAGATATGGTCATTACAATGCATATTTGTCGCGGTAATTTTAAATCAACGTATACTTCAAGCGGTGGCTATGATCACGCATCTGAGGTGATTTTTGGCGGATTAAATGTAGATAGGTTATTCCTTGAGTTTGATGATGAACGTTCAGGTGGATTTGAACCATTACGCCATATCAATAGAAGTAATCTGCAAATCGTTTTAGGTTTAATTACATCTAAATTTGGCGACCTTGAGAATCCTGATTTAATTAAAGCAAGAATTAAAGAGGCAAGTAAATATGTTAGCTTAGATCAACTTTGCTTAAGTCCACAATGCGGTTTTTCATCAACTGAAGAAGGAAATCTTTTAACGGAAGAGCAGCAATGGGATAAAGTGAGACATGTTATCAAGATTGCACAAGATGTTTGGAGTTAATGAAAAAAAGAGCAGGGTTTTGAAGAGACCCCCGAAAGTTAGAGTTTTATATTAAGCAACTAATTGGCTGGTATGGATACGGTATTGAACCGGACTCATGCCTGCCAATTTTTGTTTTATACGCTTATTATTATAATAATTGATATATCTCTCAATTTTCTGTTTTAATTCCTCAAATGTGCATAGTGCTTCTCCATAATACATTTCTTGTTTCATTAATCCAAAAAAGTTCTCCATCGGTGAATTATCTAAACAATTTCCTTTTCGTGACATACTCTGGAAAACTTTATTTTCCTTGAGTTTTTTCACCCATTTTTTATGTTGATAATGCCAGCCTTGATCAGAATGCATAGTAGTTCTGTATTTTGAATTTTTCACAATTTCTAGTGTTTCTTCTAGAGGTTCTAGGACTAAATCTAGTGTTGGGTGACTACTTATCCCATAAGATAGAATTTCGCTATTGAACATATCCATGAATGGATTAAAAAAAAGTTTTCCATCAGAACACTTAAATTCTGTGATATCTGTTGTTATTTTTTGATGGCATACATTTGTGCGAAAACGGCGATTAATAAGGTTCTTGGCGACAGTTCCAATATTCCCTTTGTAAGAACTATACTTGCGTGATTTTCGTGTAAACTTATTTCCTTTGAGTCCGAGTTTCTTCATAATTCGTTGAACCTTTTTGTGATTTACTTTTAATTGACGGTTTTTCAATTCTAAATGAATACGTCGGTAACCGTAATTGCCGTCATGGTCCTCGAATATGGATTGAATACATTCTTCAAGATTTTGATCGGGATTCTCTTCCTTCATTCGCTTTATATGATAGTGATACGAAGATTCAGGAATATCAACTATCTGTAGAACATCTTTTAATCGGAATTTTTCTTTGAGTTCGAATGATAACGCTGCTTGTGCTTTTCTAGATAGCTTTCCGGATCCATCTGAAAAGCTTGTAACTTTTTTAAGTATTCTACCTCTAAGCGAAGAAGTTCATTTTCTTTCTCCAATTTTTGTTCGTACGTCATTTCTTTTTCTTCTGCAGGAATTTTACTTTTTTGGTTCTTGGATTTATCAGACATGGGCGGTCTCCCTTTCGCTCTATCCAGGGCTTCAGTGCCACCTTCCAAAAAAGCTTTCTTCCATGAAGCTATTATTGGAGGATTTGTTAACCCAAATTGAAGGGCAGTTTCCGTCTCTGAAGAACCTGTACTATTCATAAAGCTTAATACATCCAGCTTGAATTGAACAGGATATGTTTCCTTATACTTCTTCCTCATCAACCCATCTATCCCAAATTTCTCGTATACTTTTACCCACCGCTTAATTGGAGAACTGCTTTTTATATTATGTTTCTTTGCCAAAAGGTCATATCCTAATTTCCCTTCTAGATACTCTTTTACGAGCATTAACTTAAATTGCTCACTATATTTAGTCATAAAAATACACCCCAAATGTTAGATTTCACTCTAACTTTTGGGGTGCATTACAGTTTTCTGCTCTTTTTTTTGCAAGAAGAATTATTTCTAGTTTTCAATGTTTTTGTAAGTCCTTATTTTGAACAGCCTATTGGGGTAGCAAGGAACGATTAGGATCACCTGTTATGACAATTGACTCATCTCCACAAATTAATTTTACCTGAAAATATGTCAATAATATCCTAGTAAAATCCTTCAAATTCCTCTCGAAGTGTAAAAGTGTATTGCTGTAAAGTGAAAATAAATTACAAAAAAATACATAATATTACGTAAATATTCCACATTTTACAATAAATTAACATTTACTAAATATTAACTTAGTAAAATAGTACCTGTATCGAAAACAAATTGGGAGGTAATAGAATGAAGGTTTCAATTAACCATGCTAAAAGAGCTTTATTCTTTTTTATAGCTTTTTTATTGATGGTTACACCTGTTTTGACGGGAATTGGTCCAGTTGTAAAAGCAGTAGAATCACAGGCAGAGGATTTATTCTTCTCAGAATATATTGAAGGATCTAGCAATAATAAGGCAATTGAGATTTATAATGGAACTGGTAGTGCAGTAGACTTAAGTGGCTATGTTGTAGAACTTTATTCCAATAGTTCAACAACTGTAGGACAGAGCTTAAGTTTAGAAGGTACATTAGAAAACAACGATGTTTATGTTATAGGAAACTCTCAAGCTGGAGATGCAGTAAAATCTAAAGCAGATAAAACAAGTGCTGTTACTAATTTTAACGGTGATGATGCAGTTGTTTTAAAGAAAAATAATGTGACCATCGATGTCATTCATACAGTAGGTACAACAGAAAAAATACTTGAAAATTTAACACTAGTAAAAAAATCTTCTATTACAAAAGGCACTCAAACTTTTAATCTAGCAGATTGGGAACAATCAGCTATCGACACATTCACAAACCTTGGTTCACATAAAATGGATGGTCAAGCAACAGAGGAACCACCAACTGAAGAACCTCCTACAGAAGAAATTGTAGTCAAATCTATCCAGGAAATTCGTCATACAGAAAACGTTGATGTCGCGGTAGAAGGTATCGTAACAGCCATTTTCGTTGCCGGCGGACAAGCAAATGTTTACATACAAGATGATACAGCAGGAATTATTGTAAGAGCAGCTGGGCTTGAAAACAAAGTAAAAATTGGAGATAAAGTTAAAGCAGAAGGAAAAACAGAACAATACTATGATATGGCACAAATTACAGCAACAGTTGACAAAGTAACGATTGTAGCTGAAAATGCTGGAGCTCCATCCCCTCAAGTGATTGCTTCGACTGATTTAGCAGAAGCAGTTGAGGGGGAACTTGTAACGGTAAAAAATTTCACAGTTGAGTCTGTTAATAATTATGGCGAGCATACTGCTGCTGATGAAAAAGGTTCATTTATTATTGACTCAGATTTAGTAGAGGTTGATAAAAACTATGACCAAATTACTGGAGTAGTAGAATATGCTTTTAACACATTTAGAATTATACCAAGAAATACAGCTGATGTTGTGGAAGATAGCAGTAAAGTTGCCTCTATAACAGCTAATCCAGAAGCTGGGATGGTTGCCTTGGGAACAAAGGTTCAACTTTCTACGTCAACGGAAAATGCAAAAATCTATTATACAACTGATGGTACTGAACCAACAACTGGTTCAACAGTTTATGATCAACCTATTGAAATTTTAGAAAAAGTTACAATAAAAGCGATCGCTGTTAAAGAAGGCTTAAATAATAGCGATGTGGCAACACTCACATATGAAATCGGCAAAGATCTTGATAAATTAGAAATTCACGACATTCAAGGTGAAAGCCATACATCACCATATAAAGAAAAAACAGTAGCGAACATTGACGGAATTGTCACGCATATTGACGGATCAAATGTTTATATTCAAGAACCAAATCCAGATAATAATTCAAAAACGTCAGAGGGTCTGCTTGTTTATAAAAGAAATCATGGCGCAAAAATAGGCGACTTAATTAAAGTATCAGGTAAAGTAAAGGAATATTATTTAGATGGATATGCTGAAAAAGCATCTACAGATTTAGCTTTTACAGAAATTAATGCAACAAGTGTAGAAGTAGTTTCAAATGGAAATGAGCTTCCTGAACCGATTACGCTTGGGAAAGATGGTCTTGTTATTCCAACGCAGATTATCGATAATGATTCTTTTGGGGAATTTGATCCTAAAGAAGATGCGATTGACTTTTATGAAAGTATAGAAGGGATGCGTGTTCAGTTAAACAACCCAACTGTTGTTGGACCGCAAGAATACGGAGATGTTGCCGTAGTTGTTGATAATGGTACTGAACAATTTAAAACACAAATTGGCGGCTATAAACTAACGAAAAATGATCCAAATCCTGAAATCCTTTATGTGAAATCAGACGAGAATTTCGTCGCAAAAGTAGGCGATTCATTTGATGGTTCAATTGCAGGCGTATTAAGCTACGATTATGGAACATACAAAATTTATCGTGATACGAAGGAAAATTTACCGAGCCTAAAAGATGGCGGTTTAACTCCTGCAAATACTTCGATAGAAAAAGATGATGAAAAGCTTACTGTCGCAACTTATAATATGGAGAACTTTTCAGCAAAAACAGATGCTGCAAAAGTTGAAAAAATTGCAAAATCAATCATCGAGAATTTAAAGACTCCTGATATTGTTGGACTAGTTGAGGTCCAAGATAATGATGGTCAAACAGATAGCGGTACAACGAATGCAGATGAAACTTACAAAGTATTAGTTGATAAAATTAAAGAACTTGGCGGTCCAAGCTATGAATTTACAGACATCGCACCAGAGGATAAAAAAGATGGTGGAGCACCGGGTGGAAATATTCGTGTCGGTTATATTTACAATCCTGACCGTGTCACGTTAGCAGAAGGTGACATGGGTACTGCAACAGAAGCGGTAGATTACGAGAATGGCAGTTTAACATTAAATCCAGGTCGTATTGCACCAGATCAGTTCCCTGACACTCGTAAATCATTAGCTGCTGAGTTTGAATTTAATGGGGAAGAAGTTATCGTCATTAACAATCATTTAAATTCAAAAACAGGTGATTCACCATTATTTGGACAATCACAACCACCTGTTTTAGGCAGTGAAGCAGAACGAATTAAATTAGCAACAGAAATCAATAAATTTGTTAAAAACATCCTTGCTGATAACAACGATGCTAATATTATCGTTCTTGGCGATATGAATGATTTCGAATTTTCTAAACCTCTTGAAGCACTAAAAGGTTCTGAGCTTGTTAATATGGTTGATCAATTACCAGAAGAAGAGCGCTGGACATACAACTATCGAGGAAATTCACAAACACTTGATCATATTTTAGTAAATAATCGTCTTGCTACATCAACAGAAGTAGATATAGTAAATATCAACTCTGCATTCATGGAACAGCACGGAAGAGCAAGTGACCATGATCCAGTTCTAATC from Metabacillus sediminilitoris carries:
- a CDS encoding 5-methyltetrahydropteroyltriglutamate--homocysteine S-methyltransferase, coding for MTKTMIKAPFRADHVGSFLRPERLKKARLQKQNGELTAEQLRSIEDEEIIRLVEKQKEVGLQAVTDGELRRAWWHFDFLGGLIGAEFYETENGLKFHGVETRAHGVRVTGKLDFGKHPFVEDYKFLHSIAGDHVAKFTIPSPNMLIARAQVDKQVYPNQEELVDDLICAYQKAIKAFYDEGCRYLQLDDTSWASLFSEESRQKLKENGQDPKELVQLYAKVINDSIADKPEDMVITMHICRGNFKSTYTSSGGYDHASEVIFGGLNVDRLFLEFDDERSGGFEPLRHINRSNLQIVLGLITSKFGDLENPDLIKARIKEASKYVSLDQLCLSPQCGFSSTEEGNLLTEEQQWDKVRHVIKIAQDVWS
- a CDS encoding IS3 family transposase, whose amino-acid sequence is MLKKVTSFSDGSGKLSRKAQAALSFELKEKFRLKDVLQIVDIPESSYHYHIKRMKEENPDQNLEECIQSIFEDHDGNYGYRRIHLELKNRQLKVNHKKVQRIMKKLGLKGNKFTRKSRKYSSYKGNIGTVAKNLINRRFRTNVCHQKITTDITEFKCSDGKLFFNPFMDMFNSEILSYGISSHPTLDLVLEPLEETLEIVKNSKYRTTMHSDQGWHYQHKKWVKKLKENKVFQSMSRKGNCLDNSPMENFFGLMKQEMYYGEALCTFEELKQKIERYINYYNNKRIKQKLAGMSPVQYRIHTSQLVA
- a CDS encoding helix-turn-helix domain-containing protein gives rise to the protein MTKYSEQFKLMLVKEYLEGKLGYDLLAKKHNIKSSSPIKRWVKVYEKFGIDGLMRKKYKETYPVQFKLDVLSFMNSTGSSETETALQFGLTNPPIIASWKKAFLEGGTEALDRAKGRPPMSDKSKNQKSKIPAEEKEMTYEQKLEKENELLRLEVEYLKKLQAFQMDPESYLEKHKQRYHSNSKKNSD